The Spirochaeta isovalerica genome includes a window with the following:
- a CDS encoding S24/S26 family peptidase yields the protein MVKSEAMGILLEGKEALWLPLLSGSMAPALLPGDELYIDPQRRTPRRGEIAVFFREGRFFSHRVLFSFRWGTSRFLCEKGDANSSARFIAEKKVLGTVLRFKRNGLETDLTSAEAVRFSKKLARRSFFRLWKIRRWR from the coding sequence TTGGTAAAATCTGAGGCTATGGGGATACTTCTGGAGGGAAAGGAAGCTCTATGGCTGCCCCTTCTCAGCGGGAGCATGGCTCCGGCTCTCCTTCCGGGAGATGAATTGTATATCGATCCGCAACGGAGAACTCCCCGCCGGGGAGAAATAGCCGTATTTTTCAGAGAGGGCAGATTTTTCAGTCACCGGGTTCTTTTCTCATTCCGCTGGGGGACGTCCCGCTTTCTCTGCGAGAAAGGCGATGCCAATTCATCTGCCCGTTTCATTGCGGAAAAAAAGGTTCTGGGAACAGTTCTCAGATTTAAAAGAAATGGACTTGAAACCGATCTTACAAGTGCGGAAGCCGTCAGATTCTCGAAAAAACTGGCCCGGCGGTCTTTTTTCAGACTTTGGAAAATCAGGAGATGGAGATGA